One genomic region from Deltaproteobacteria bacterium encodes:
- a CDS encoding peptidoglycan-binding domain-containing protein: MPIPRTPVLLATLVLLWTFAGSGQAARGQPGGTPALKAAEATLELTRAERRRIQKGLAAAGFEPGPADGLFGRGTREAIRKWQASRGAAATGYLDADAAKALLAAGERSGALATKRQQAPAGKEYSPAARRLSRLLGREFSPAAVDENGWTDLHFSALLNLPE, encoded by the coding sequence ATGCCGATTCCCAGAACACCGGTTTTGCTGGCGACGTTGGTCTTGCTCTGGACGTTCGCCGGGTCGGGGCAGGCGGCGCGCGGGCAGCCGGGCGGGACGCCGGCCCTCAAGGCGGCGGAGGCAACGCTGGAGCTGACCCGCGCGGAGCGGCGACGGATACAGAAGGGCCTCGCCGCGGCGGGATTCGAACCGGGGCCTGCGGATGGCCTGTTCGGCCGCGGCACACGGGAGGCGATCCGCAAGTGGCAGGCCTCGCGCGGAGCGGCGGCGACGGGTTATCTGGACGCGGACGCGGCGAAGGCGCTGCTGGCAGCGGGGGAGCGATCTGGCGCGCTCGCCACTAAACGCCAGCAGGCACCGGCGGGGAAAGAGTACTCGCCCGCCGCGCGAAGGCTCTCCAGGCTGCTGGGGCGCGAGTTCTCCCCGGCTGCGGTGGACGAGAACGGCTGGACCGACCTGCATTTTTCAGCGCTCCTGAACCTGCCGGAG